The nucleotide sequence CGCGGACCCCAGGGCCCCGGAGTCGACGATGCATGAGCGCCCGCTCGGGCTCGAGGGCCCCGCGGAGCAGCCGATCAGCCCCCCCGCCAGCTCGGAGGCGGCGCGGAGGGGGCAGGAGCCGGCCCCCACCTTGGCATCCGGAACGGCCGACGTGTACTCGTGTCCGGTGCACCCGCGGGTGAGGGAAGCGGGGCCCGGTCCGTGTCCCCTCTGCGGCCGGAAGCTCCAGAAGCAGCCCGCCGCGCCGCACGGGAGCCACGAGCCATGAACCGCTGCCTCCTCGCACTCGGCACCAGCGCTCTCCTGTCCGGCTGCGCG is from Vicinamibacteria bacterium and encodes:
- a CDS encoding heavy metal-binding domain-containing protein → MKIKPFAPLGALLLTACAATIPPPRFSALDPADPRAPESTMHERPLGLEGPAEQPISPPASSEAARRGQEPAPTLASGTADVYSCPVHPRVREAGPGPCPLCGRKLQKQPAAPHGSHEP